From the Helianthus annuus cultivar XRQ/B chromosome 17, HanXRQr2.0-SUNRISE, whole genome shotgun sequence genome, the window GGAATGACAGATGTTTGGAGACCGTGGATTTAGCTTACTTTCAGGTTGTGGCTGTGTTAATATTGAGTAGCTCGAAATATATGAGGGTATATCGTAAACATGTAAAGGATGAGAATGTTAATAAGTATCATAACCAATTGTAGCTCAATTCACTGTAATTAGTAGCTACATATGATAATTTATGATGCAACCGCTAACATGAAGCTGAGATATGCTATCATTCACTTAAGAGTGGATGCCCACAAATCGTTTATGAAGACGAGGTTAGCAATTGTAGCAGAGCTTCAACGGCTAGAGTATGTGAGAGCGATTACCAGTAGGTTTGTCAATACTGGATTTGAAGATGCACCGGAAGAACTCAACATGCTATTACAGGTATCCCACTTTTTCTACTATAAAATTAGCTGAAAATATATATGGGTtatgtaacgggtcaaaacatgcaAGGCGAAATGTTTAGGATTATCCATTATTCTTATTAAAAAATGGCCAAATATCCCATATTATTGGTAATTTAAGATTTTAAggattagagagagagagagagagagagagaaccatATACCATCCAAACAGGCAGGCGGACACGGAGATGTataaacacataataacaaagtACAAACAATCATGCACGTGGTACATCTATAAGAACATTTTCTGTTGCTGCTTCTGCTAATATGTAAATGTCCTCTTAAGCTCAATAAAAGAATTTCAAGATCAATACAAGCTGAACCCAAAACACTGACTGACAATAATCCCCAGCCCTAACGCTATGGCCACCATCGACGAAATCCACGTTAGCTTCTCGGTGACTCTCGGGATCCGATCTTGCAATGCCTGGCTAAATGATCCGATAAAAAATGCGTAGCTTCCCATTGCAATAACCGTCCCCACCAAAAACATACCTAAAAAAGCTGCACCTGCCAAACGTGATGGGAGTGCAAGTGCAGGCAGAACTATCAGAAGTGCATCAGGTTGTAACCCGTGGATTATACCCGTTGCGAAAGTTGCAAACCCGATCTTTTTCTTCCTGCTTATTGTGGGGTCCGGTAAGGAAACGCTGACATCGCACTCCCCATTCTCGAGGGCAACACAAGGGGCCGGGATTTCTGAGGCTTCACGAATTCCCATAGCCCCGATTACAagaagggtaaaaccgacaaccCGTGTGCCCCATGTTCTTATAATCTCGATATGGAGTTGGTCTTTTAAGAGTAAAAAAAGTAAACCAAACATTACCTGCCCGGCATCGTGCCCGCAGCCCCAGAGGGCTCCCACGAGTGCACTCTCCACTCGTGACCGCCCGATTGAGAGTGGGGCTAAAGCGGCTAGGTGGTCGGGTCCAGATAATGTGTGCAGGCAACCGGCTAAGAAACCAGTCCATGCACTACTTAGCAGCTCGCTTCGCACAAGTGGGCCCGGGCCTGTGTTCGGCGCGGTTTGGAACGAGGCAAATGCTGGTGAGACAAAAAGTGGTTGGACCATGAAAACGAGAGCTGAAATTAGAATTGCTGTTCCGATAGCCGTTACctgaaaaaaaataatttatcAACAATTTAGGTGACATGTGTAGATGTGACTGCGTGATTCTATAACCGGTAAAGCCAACCCTATCAAGGTCTAAAAAGGCGTAAGCCTCGAAATAGGTCAAGGCGTAAGCCTcgaaatattattaaaaaaaataaaaatatatatatctcaTAAAAACCACAAATTAATACAAAACAAACATCATGAGTATTATAAAACCTAATTTAGTAATAAAACATACATTATAAATAGTTCAGCAAGCAAGATTAAACATCATAAAAAAGTTGACCAAAATTAGTAGCGTTATGACATTTAAATATCATAGAACTCGTTTTCCTCCGCATCATCATCCTCAATGTTTTCATCAAGCATATTTAGATCGGCATAGTCATCCCCACTCGGGTTCGCTATCCACTCATCACTCGACAAAACCTCATTGGCAAATGGCAACTCGGGTTGGCTATTCTGTATACTGTGTTAGTGATTAGGTTTGAAAAGATGACCTAATCGATGTTTTTTAAGTCTACTATTGGGTTGGCCCACCAATTAAGCCCAATAAACACTAAACGAGCCTAAAAGTAAGTTCAGAAAACTaatatttttttcaattttcacAAGGTCTAGAGAGGCTTAAGCCTCACCGCCTCTTACAGCCTCGGATGGCCGAGGCATAGGTTTCAGTTGACCCCCATGAGGCTAAGCCTTTTAGGCGATTTTTCATAGCCTCAGCCGAGGCGTAAGCCTGAAGGCTAGCCTCGGAAAGCCTTTTTAAACCATGAACCCTACAATATGATAAGCATATCAAACAATTCAGATTCACTACAGACGAAACACAAATTGACATGACATTTTCCTAAGATGTGATTTGGTAAGAATGATAGTAAACAGAAATTGCAACATTTTCCTTCTTGTGAACTTCAATATACAAAAAGGTGATACGACTCGTTGACCAGCTCATTTAGGTCAACATCTCACTATCAGGTCTTTACAAATAGTTATATGCACCATACTTTagtcaaatgttttcaaaaaaatatatggTCGGCTCATACATTCAATGTCTGTGGAATGCATTTTTTGATCCACAACCATATATGTGGATATAAGATTTGGATTATATTAAGGAGCAAGGGTGTTAAATGGATTGTGATCGCAGATCAAACCCAAACACTACAAAAACCCAAAATTAGTGTCAGACACAACACAAGTTTTCATAGGTTGACACGAACATGGCCCATTTAACTTGAAATTCTAATTTACATTTTTATGTATTGGTGCTCAAAATTTACAAATTTAGAGAAggaatacaaatatatatatagagagagagagagaataatTACACTTAACCTATAAAACTAAATTCTCATTTCTTTTGTCCTCTTTTAAATTGTCATAAAATAGCTAATCAGTAAAAGTTTTAACATAAAACAATTTTAGAAAAAGTAAGTATAAAGTTAAACTGGTTAAAGAGGTACCACGGATCGCCCGTTCAGCCCAAAACCCGTATTCAAACCCCTAATGCCAAATGTTATTCCAATTAAGGATAATGAAACCAATAAATATTATTTTCCACAAAAACTTGAAATATAAAACAAATTCAGCAAAAAATAAGACCCATTGTATAAAACTAAACTGGTTAAACGGGTACCACGAACCCGCCACGTCAACTGAATTCGACTCATCTAATTGTGCTCACGGGTTCAGTTCAGCCTAAACCCCTaggggtgtaaggggcactcctctaagtggggagtgacctctcttacccacagccaatcagcacgcgccacgtcaactccccacTTAACTCCccccacaccctcaatttgatggcggcactcctctcttgggggacttgttttttatttttttaattaagaaaatatttttataaaaagtaaaacataatttacataaaataaaaaattacatttcatTTACAtaaaaatttttttattttctgagaATGAAACTAGGTTGGATTTTGGATTTGGTTGACTTTTCTTTTTCTCTCCGTACACGCAACCTCCAACGGTAGTAAGTTTCACCGGCCGGAAACAAATCATCTCCTCCAGCAACCGGCCGGCCATCCCACCGCCCGAAAACCGCTCACCGGCAAAGTGTAAGTATATCTTCtccctctatctctctctctctctctcccctcaCCACCACCTCGCCTACTCCGTATCTCGCTTTCAACCACCACCATCGCCGCTTCCTTCCACCCATCGGTCCACCATCTGCTCCTACTCGCCGGAGAAGAGTGACCACCTACGACCACTGCGTACACGTTTTCTCCCTGCTCGCCGGAGAAGAGTGACCAGCTACGACCACTCCGACCGCCACTTTTTTGGGTTGTTCTTCCTGTGAGGCGGCTAGACATCTGCTTTGGCTTCTTTCTCGTATTTCCGGTCCAAGTGCACTCATTCCTCAACATAATAAGATATTTTTTTAGTTTTGAGTGGGTGcttttgttactaaaataaagatTATATGCTATTAGTCATAaacaatactaataataataataacaatactaataataataatactaatataatatcaataataataataataataaaaataataataacataattTAGAATACATTTGGTGGGTTCTTTCAGGCTTTCCGATACTCATTGTGCGATACGTGTTGCTTTTTAGTATTGCGTACTACGTGTGACGACGTATTGACATTGTGCACCACGTGTTATTTATTGTCATTATATGCTTGTTGCTACGTTTTGTATAGTTTTGTCCTTTGCGTACTTTGTGTTGCATATTGTTTGCTACCTTGTGGTTAGTTGTTAGTTGTAATCATAGACAACAGTAGCCATGACTTTTACTTGAGATCATGTCCAAGGACGAGAGGTGCAGGTAAGGGTAAGGTTAGAGGGTGTAGTTTACGGGTGGCGTCTTGGAACGTAGGAACTCTTAGTAGTAAATTGTTGGAAGTGATAGACGCACTTAAAAGACGTAGGGTACAGATAGCGTGCCTTCAGGAGACTAGGTGGAAAGGACAAAGAGCAGAAGAGCGCAATGGGTATAAGTTGTTGTATTCCGGGTCTGATGGGGCTAAGAACGGAGTAGGTTTTTTGGTGTCTACAGAATTGCATAAGAATGTAATTGAGGTGATAAGACACAACGATAGAATTATGGTGTTAAGGTTAGTATTAGGTGAGCAAGTAGTAACAGTGGTATGTGCCTATGCACCAcaagtgggactaggagattaaGAGAAAAGAGAGTTTTGGGATTGTCTAGATTTAGTAGTAAGGGCCATACCTAGGGAGGAGAAAATTTTTATAGGAGGAGATTTTAATGGGCACATTGGTAAGGATAATGATGGCTTTGAGTTGGTACATGGGGGTTTTGGTTTTGGCGGTAGGAATGAACCTGGTAGAGACCTTCTAGACTTTGCGGCAGCTCATGGCCTAGGTATTATAAACTCGTTCTTTAGGAAGAGGGATTCTCATTTGATCACTTTTAGTAGCGGAGGACGTAACACGCAAATCGACTATCTTTTGATGAGGCAGGAAGATCGAAGGATGTGGATGGACTGCAAGGTTATACCAAGGGAGACTGCAGCGGCTCAACACCATTTGCTGGTAGCGGATTTAGCCTTCAAAGTAAGGCTAACTAACGGGGTGAGGAAAACCCGACCTAGGATCCGTTGGGGAAACTTGAAGGGAGAAAAAAATATGTTGTTTACAGATAAAGTTAACTCCATGACACCGATGCGACTAGGTGACGACGCAAACCGGATGTGGGAGGCTATGGCGACTACGATCACTACAGTGGCGAATGAGACGCTAGGGGTCACAACAGGAAAGACTAGTGGGCATAAGGAGTCCTGGTGGTGGAACGAAGACGTGCATACCAAAATAAAGGATAAGCAACAGAGTTTTAGAGATCTTTTGAGGTGCACAGATTAGGAGGAACGACTGAGGGTGAAGGAGATTTACAAGAAGGCAAAAAGGGAAGCGAAAAAGGCGGTGACCGAGGCAAAAAACACAGCCTACACACAAATGTATGAACGTTTGGAAACAAAAGAGGGGGAGCATGATATGTTTAAGATTTCCAAAGCTAGGGAGCGAAGAAGACAAGATCTGGGAGTAGTAAAGTTTATCAAAGGAGATGATGGACGTGTTTTAGTCAAGGAACATGACATTAAGTTGAGATGGCAAACCTATTTCCATAATCTTTTCAACGACGGTAGGGCGTACCAACAAGTTAGCAGCAATCCCATGACTCAAATGCGACAACAGAATAATTGCTACTGCAGGAGGATCACACATGAAGAGGTAAGGATGGCACTTAGGAAGATGGGAAGAGGCAAGGCAGTGGGTTTGGACAACATACCGATTGAGGTGTGGAAGTGTTTGGGGGAAGAAGGAGTCCGATGGTTAACACTTCTATTCAATCGTATTTTCAAGACTGGAAAAATGCCAGATCAGTGGAGGAGTAGTGTCGTGGTGCCTTTATACAAGAATAAAGGAGACGCTCAGTGTTGTGGGAACTACAGAAGTACAGAGGAATCAAACTGCTAAGTCACACTATGAAGCTCTAGGAGAGGGTAATTGAAACTTGAATTAGAAGAGAAACTCAAGTTTCAGTAAACCAATTTGGATTCATGAAAGGGAGGTCAACTACAGAAGCGATACATATTCTAAGGAGATTGATGGAAAAATATAGAGCGAAGAAGCAAGATTTACATATGGTGTTTATCGACCTTGAAAAGGCATATGACACTGTCCCACGGCAACTGATTTGGGATAGTTTGGAGGGTCGAGGTATACCTGGGAAGTATATAGACTTAATTAAGGATACATACGACATAACGGAAACTAGGGTCCGCGTGCCTGTAGGGGATACAAACTTTTTTCCTGTGGAGGTAGGACTCCACCAAGGGTCAGCGTTGAGCCCTTTTCTTTTTGCGGTTGTCCTGGATGAGTTGTCCAAGTTAATTCAGGAGACACTTCCCTGGTGCATGCTTTTTGCAGACGATATTGTGTTGATTGCAGAGACTAAACAGTGCCTGAACGCGAGGGTAGAGGAGTGGCGCGTAGCTTTAGAGGGCAAGGGCCTAAGGATAAGTCGATCTAAGACTGAGTATCTACACTGTGATTTCAGTGGTGCAGCCGATAACGATGACACCCAAATCACCATTGAGGATCAATTGGTCCCGCAGACAACTAAATTTAAGTATTTGGGGTCGTTTGTTCAAAGAGATGGGGACATAGATAGTGATGTAACCCACCGCATACAAGCTGGCTGGTGTAGATGGAGGGCAGCCAGTGGGGTATTGTGCGATAGGAGGTTCCCAACGAAACTAAAGGGGAAATTTTACAGGGTAGCAGTTAGGCCCGCTATGCTATATGGAACAGACTGTTGGGCTATCAAGAAGTCACAAGCGCGCAAGATGGAGGTAGTAGAGATGAGGAtgctgaggtggatgtgtggacacacgaggttagatcggataagaaatgaggtttttagggaaagatTAGGAGTAGCTAGTATATCGGACAAGATtaaggaggggagattgagatggtttagGCATGTGAAGCGGAGGCAAACGACGGCAccagttagagtagtggaaactcttactgtggaggggaggagaggaagaggcagacccaaactgacttgggatgagcagattaggcatgatttactatagttgcatctttctgaggacatggtccaagataggacttcgtggaggcgtaagattagggttaaggacttcTAGAGGATATTGCAGTAAGGACTTAGGTGTTATTTAGGGGTGTAGGTCTTTCTTATTCTTAAATTGACTTTACCGGTAATTGTCTTCTGGTGTTTATGTccaaatgatgttgtatgctattatacatgatttacattatattgtgtCACTTTGATCACTTTCTTGGTATTGGTGGCTTCCTATTTACATTATATTATGTccaaatgatgttgtatgctaTTTCTATATTGTTTGACTTGGTGTGTTGGCAtgttgttcgttttggagccgagggtctctctggaagcggcctctctatccctagggatagaggcaaggtctgtctacatcccaccctccccagaccctataagtagctttgctatttgtgggatttactgggtatggttgttgttgtatttaataaaataaaaattacattgcAATACtacataaaaattttagaaattgcacggccacccgtacttgttagcgatctcgcgctttcgggcgaggatgaacggCAACATTTTCGGCGgagcatcgtcgtgcggcttgaggaatgttttcatatctcgatcgtgCGCGTAGTTTCTcatcgtctcgcgttgttccgTTATGAGatcgcgagcctccgactctcttttcttcctcaattcAATCGCCTCCATCTCACTCACGTGCTTCacttctttcatggcggtgtactctttgaattgtgccgccaactcaGCCGAGCCCTCGGACGATGtcgcttgacgcttgtctcgccgttgtgttctttgtggcgaggggtctTCATTCATAGCGGGTATGGAAGGGTCCGTTTGTTGATTACCCTTCTTTTTGTCGGTAgagcaatgtacccacgccttcgccaacgcctcttcttggtATTTTGACCAAGACTGGCGCTCCATTTTTGCCTTTTTACCCCGAgcgtcatcttcttcgttgccGGCGTCTTCATTTACATTATATTCATCGTCGCCGGTGTCATCTTCATAGTCGCCCAAAgtttgagtttcgggcactactTCCTCGTCCTCGTaaataggtagaggacgttcaACATTTTCTCGTGGAGATGGAACTTGTGGGGAACGAAAACCAAACGGGTCGAAGGCGGGGGCTTGAGGatccattgataacaaattttggaaatagccgaaagggggttgtggttgggtgttgtaaaaggaggggtgtgaaggttgtgggtaaaaaaacgggggttgtgTAGTATATCCGAAAGGTGGTTGTGGTTGTGCACTTGCACCGCTTgaaccaccacgagacggttGCGAGCCGCGTCCCTTAGTGTTAGAGCCGACGAACTTTTTCTTGGCttcgcggggttggttctccattgctcggtttgGCTTTGTGTTGTATTTGAAAGAATTTTAGAGGAATAAGATTGAAAATTTGTGTGGTAAAAAAATAGATTtaatggggtatttataggttaaaattggatttttttatttttattttttcgttCATAACCGTTGCCAAACgttcaaaaaatcaaaaactttgaaaaGTTGTGCGGTGAATCAATGCCGCAGACCACACCCCGCTTAGCCTCCCCGAGgggtcggcggcggtgttcccgagcgGGGAACTCACTCACCGCACGCCACCCCGAGGGCGCCCCGTTCACCCTAATTCCAGATGCTATTCCAATCAAGGATTTGAATCTAAATTATCAATAACATTGAGATCAAATCTAACATTTATAAAACTAAATTCAGCAGCATAAATATATAACtcaaaacaattaaacaaattgGGTTGAAATCATTAATTACCTTCTGTTGATGAGTAAATGCCTGCAAGAATTGCTGTAGAAAATGGGGTTTGGGTGTATCAGAGCCCTTAATATTAGCTGAATCTGTTGCTGGAGGTTTGATTACCGGTGATGAAGAATCAAATGAGGGGGCTTGTTCATGTTTGCAGGACACTGAGTTGACTCGGAGGCTAAAGTGGGAGAGATTGACGAGTTTAGTGGGTTGGAATCGGGCTAGCTGGGGGAAACATGGGCGGGGTTTGAGGTAGAGTTGGTGGCTGTGGTTGTGGATAAGCTTTTCCATGGTGGAGCCGCCGTGACTGGCGTTATCTGAATGGCTCCCTCCGCCGTGGTGTATGTGTGAGAGAAATTGTTCCACCGGGTGAACACAAAATTGGTGGATATATTTATTCCTTATCAAATATAATATTTATCAgttttaacaaaataatttaatttttttaaacggTAAAGAATGACGTGTCAATAACCGTGATATCGCCCGTTGTGGCCAAAGTCGACTATTCAACCGCCGCCAACCTCCTGGCTCtccccagatgcgcggaaacccgacctccacccgcccgaaggcacgacaatggaataatcggtaaaacctcgcctccaaTCCAAGTCGAACCAGCGGCACCCGTATTCACTCTTCACCTAGATGCTGCAGAAAATAATGAGGAGAGTGAGAATCAAACCAATTctttccccaaccactccaccactacctttTCTTTTAAGGTGTGAATTATTTgcgaatgtcgggaggtctagcatacgttgtcttaaccaggtccgcgctagagagcccccttgcacaatagatccccaatttaaacccctcaatgagaaactCATATCACCCAGATTCGAACTTGAGACCTAGAGGGGaaaaccactccaccactaccttaTTGGCAATAAAATAATTTAATTATTTTCACGAGTATATTGCAATTTTCGTCATGTTGTTTGCATGAATTAACACATTCGgtctgttaggatctgagttttgacTTGATTGTGTTGTTTTAATTAAGATGGTAATGAAAGAAGTTATAATAGAGAATaattgcagcggaaatgaatGTAAAACTTTGTAACACAATCAACGAAAGATTAGCTTTGATCATACAATGCTTTCATAGTCAAAAGATTGAAAGAATATAATAATTCAACTTATGCATGCATAACACTAACTCCCTCTCAGCCTGAGCTTACTATGGTTGTTCGTACAAGATGAGTGTGTGTGCAAAAGAGCAaaatagaacagtacatgcactggctatttatagtacaaatcctaaccactgagcatctaaacTGACGTCGCCTAGACAGTGACAGCTAACAGTTATAACAACTTCTAAACACTGATTATACAAAACACTATTACATTGATAAACAAACTATACTAAGCACTGATGAAGCAATCCACTGATGATGCTTTAATCACCGATGAATTTGAGCAGTGCTTTCCTCTtaggttgatcaggcctttgaaTCCAGCAATACTTTGTCTTCAACAACACTTTGACAATCAGCAGTAGATAGGCCTTAACAGTCTTTGTAATCAGCAGAGCTTTGATAGAACAGTCTTTGTGCATAACAGTCTTTAGGattgtaacgccctgcgtccCTAAACTTTTACCTTTTATCAATTTTAGTCCTTATACTATGTGAAACTTGACTCTTTGATACTTGAGTCTTGAAACTTTGTGAATCTTGAATACtttgaaacttgattcttgatacttgatacttgattcttgatacttgatacttgattcttgatacttgatacttaatactagatacttgattcttaaAAAAAACTAGAGACTTGAtgcttgactcttgatacttgattcttgactcttgtaaCTCGTGAAACTTTGAGACTTTGTTAAACGAGAAACTAGAGACTTGACACTTATGTAAACTTGGAAGCTTGGAGACTTTTGTGTTAATTAAATAATCTTATCATGTAATG encodes:
- the LOC110920922 gene encoding uncharacterized protein LOC110920922, whose protein sequence is MEKLIHNHSHQLYLKPRPCFPQLARFQPTKLVNLSHFSLRVNSVSCKHEQAPSFDSSSPVIKPPATDSANIKGSDTPKPHFLQQFLQAFTHQQKVTAIGTAILISALVFMVQPLFVSPAFASFQTAPNTGPGPLVRSELLSSAWTGFLAGCLHTLSGPDHLAALAPLSIGRSRVESALVGALWGCGHDAGQVMFGLLFLLLKDQLHIEIIRTWGTRVVGFTLLVIGAMGIREASEIPAPCVALENGECDVSVSLPDPTISRKKKIGFATFATGIIHGLQPDALLIVLPALALPSRLAGAAFLGMFLVGTVIAMGSYAFFIGSFSQALQDRIPRVTEKLTWISSMVAIALGLGIIVSQCFGFSLY